Part of the Pseudomonas sp. Leaf58 genome is shown below.
CTGGGTTTTGCGCCCGAGGCGGCGGAAGGCACCGGAGAAGATGATGCGGTCGTGGTCTTTGTGAAAGGGGCTGCGGCCAAGTTCATCGGCGCTGTACAGGGCTTTGCCCAGGCGTTCGCGGGTAAGCAGGGTGTGCCAGTCCAAGGCGCGGTCTCCTGTGGATCGAAGGCAATAGCTTCCTGTGTCGGGCACATATGCGCAAGGGGCAGGTCGAAACCTAACCTGTGGGAGCGGGTTTGCCCGCCCCCACAGGGGGTAATGCCACAGCGGTTAAGACCGGGTGTCAGGGGCGGCGGCTGCTTTGCAGGTACAGGCGCACCAGCGGCAGCAGGCTGGTGCCCAGGCGCATCAGCCGCGCCAGGTTACCGCTGCGCACGCCTTTGCCGGTAAGGAAGCCCAGTGCCACCACGGCGCCAATCCCCCACAGCGGCGCATGCTTGATGCCCAGCCCGTCCTGCAGCGAGTTGCCCATGCCGCGCACGCGGCGCAGCGGCTCCAACAGCTGCGCCGATTCATGGCGGATTTCCTGGCGGTGCATTTCCATGCGCAGGCGCAGTAGTGCCTTGCGCAGCTCGCGCGGGTTACGGGTGTTTGGCAGTTCTGGCAGGCTCATGGCAACAGGCGCTCCCGGTCCTTGGCGAGTTCTTCGAGGGTGGCGCCGAAAGGTGACGACTCGTCGAACACCGCGGCCTTGAGGCGCAACCCGCAGTACAGCGCGGCGATGGCGTAGAACACGCACAGGCCGATGATGCCAGCCAGGCGGTAGCTGTCCCACAACAGCACCAGCAGCAGCCCGGACAGCGCCGTCAGCAGCAGCAGGGCGAATACCAAGGCAAGGCCGGCGAACAGCAGCAGGCTCAAGGTGCGGCCCTTTTGCTCCTGCAACTCGATACCGAACAGTTCGATATGGCTGTGCAACAGCCCCAGCGCGGCTGCGCCCAGGCGCTTGCCCGAGGCGCCGGCGCCGTTGGCGTCATTGTCCATGGGAACCCCTTAGCGCCGGTTGGCCAGCAAGCCGATCAACAGCCCGACACCGGCCGCGATACCTATCGCCTGCCACGGGTTTTCCTGCACATATTGCTCGGCGCTGCCCAATGCAGCCTGGCCGCGCTCGCGCACCGAGTCTTGGGTCAACTGCAAGGTGTCGCGGGCCTGGGCCAGGCGCTCGTGGATCTGTTCGCGCAATTCGTCCGCCTGGTCGCCGGCCAGGTTGGCGGTATCGGCCAACAGCTTTTCGGTGTCGCGGACCAAGGCCTGGAAGTCAGCCATCAATATCTCTTGTGCAGTCTTTGCCGATTTGCTGGCCATAGGTGTCTCCCTGTCGATGAGTGTTGGTAGTTCGAGTAATAGCACGCGCGGAAGGTTCAAGTGCCGGCGCTGGTATGGGCCTTGCTAAGTCTTTGCCACGTTGCGGGGCGCCATAGGCGGGTAGTGCGCCGATTCAGGGCGCCGGCGCAGCGCATACCGATAAACCTTAACCCAATCCACGACAAACCCAAGAAAAAACCACGCAAGCTTCGCCCAGCTCACCGCTACCGGGCAGGGGCTGGCACCGATTCGGTGCAGGGATGCAGGTTCTTGAACTGTCCTGGTGCCTTTTTCAGTAGGTCTGCCTATTTCATGGAA
Proteins encoded:
- a CDS encoding phage holin family protein, with amino-acid sequence MDNDANGAGASGKRLGAAALGLLHSHIELFGIELQEQKGRTLSLLLFAGLALVFALLLLTALSGLLLVLLWDSYRLAGIIGLCVFYAIAALYCGLRLKAAVFDESSPFGATLEELAKDRERLLP
- a CDS encoding YqjD family protein; protein product: MASKSAKTAQEILMADFQALVRDTEKLLADTANLAGDQADELREQIHERLAQARDTLQLTQDSVRERGQAALGSAEQYVQENPWQAIGIAAGVGLLIGLLANRR